The genome window GCCTGAACGGCTCGGAACAGATGCAAAACTGCATCTGGAGATTATCGAGGCAATGGGACTCGAAATCCGCTCCCTTGAGCGGAATGCCAGAATCCACAAGCAGGTGAAGGCGTTTACGGAAACAGCGGACTGGATAGTAGATGCGCTTCTGGGAACCGGTCTGGAAGGGACACTTAGTGAAGATACAGCCGAGCTGATAGCGGCCGTCAATGCCGCCGAAAAACCTATTCTGGCTGTGGACATCCCCTCCGGTCTGGACTGCGATGAGGGAATCCCGCTTCCTGTCTGCATTGAGGCAAAAGGAACTGTCACCTTTGCGGCCCTGAAACGCGGCTTTCTCCAATGTCCGGAAAGCAGACAAGCAACAGGGGATATTTACGTTGCCTCTATCGGAATCAAACCGATTTTCTGGAAAAGCCGGCAAAAGTAATCGTTTGTTCCGATTCAGTTCTTTGAAGCCAGCGTTTCGTATCCGAGCAGATAATAAAACTGCTTGAGATTAAAAACAGGGACGGAAAGCAGTTCGGCCTTCTGAAGGACTGCAGCGTACTGGGCCGCATGTGCCTGCGCCTCCTCATAACGCTGCTGAGCAGCCGGATTCAGTTCCAGTTCGGTCTGAGTCGGTTTGGGAAGGCGACGCGGCGAGTCTCCCATAACGACGAAATCTGTATTGACCGTAATTTCATCCTCCAGCGTGCCCCCCCATCGCAAAATCATTTCTCGAATTCGCTCCGCTCCATCCGCTTCCGGAGTCCCGTCTCCGTTGATGTCAAATTCACCAGATATATAGAAGCGATTGCTGGTCTTGGCGTCCCAAATCAGGTTAGCTACAATGTCATCCAGAACAATCGGATTTTTAACCGAAGAACGCAGGATACGAGCCGCCGAAACATTGGGGCTTACCTGAAAGACTTCAATCTCCGCCTTGCCTTGGCCGTCCTCCGGCAGCGGTGCATTGCGGTCATAGACCGCAAAAGTCAAACCGCGATAAACATGATCCTCCATTCCTACATTGAGGTAAAGAACGCCGTTTTGGAAATCAATCTGCAGGATTTTTGCATCGGGCTTGAAAGCCGCCGCCGCAACATTGGGACGCGGCTTGATGCCTTCAATTTTCTCCATGGCGGTTCGGAGAGCGGTTTCGGTTTGCTGAAGCTTTTCCTGAAGTTCCGTAGCTTCCAGCTGCTTTTGACGAAGCTTGGCCTGTTCTTCTTCCAAACGATTCCGCAGCGTCTGAATCTGCTGATCGGCCGTCATTTCAATCATCTTTTTGAGTTCATCATAGCGAGACTGGATTTCATTGGCATTCTGCTGATAAAGCAATGCTTCCTGACGAAGCTTTTCTTCCCGGATAAGGGCCTGCTGAGAGGCCATGGTAAAATCATTTTGAAGCTGCTGATACTGCTGCCGAAGGGTCTCCATTTCCTGGCGAGTCAAATCAAGAGTCTTCTTCAGATTAGCAATGGCCTGGAGCAAAGCGATTCCGTTCGGCCCGTACGCAGGGCTCAAGTCCGCTCCCAAAGACTCCTGCAGTTCCGTAATTTTCATTGCAATCAGATTCAATTTGACGGTGGCCGGCGTATTTTCATCCGGTTCAATTCCGAGAATGGTTCGAACCAGCTGATTAAACAAAGCATTCATTGTACCCAGATAACTCTTGCCGGACTCCGATTTGCCGACAATCCGGCCGACAGCGTTCTGCTCAGCGGGTGTGGCAAATTTGGCCAAGTCGGCCCTGGCAGCTGCTTCAGCCCCTTGATACTCTTCGGCTTGCAGGTAAAAAATAACAGCCAGAGTGGCAGCAATCAGGAACAGAACCACAAACGTTACCAAGGCGATTTTCATCGCATTGCTTTGTCCGGCTCGTACAGCCATGCCTAAGACTCCTTATCCAAATGTTTTTTACCGCCTCACCACCCCGTATGGGGGGAAGAAAGAAAAAAGATAATATCCTCGTTTCAGAACAATCTGTCAATAAAAAAGGGGGCAAAGCGGAGTTTTTCGGAACAGCAGACCTCTTCATTGAAACGCAAAGGCAGGTATGGTATAGTACCGGCTCAATGAGAAAGAAAAAAGGACAACCATCGAATGTACACTCCGGGATGCCGAAACCGGGCCAGCAGCGTCTTCAGCGCATCCTGGCGGCGGCGGGCATCGATTCTCGCCGGAAATGCAAGGCCCTGATTCTCGAAGGTGCCGTCACAGTCAACGGCCAGGTTGTCAACCAGATGCCCGCATTTGCCGACCCGGAAAAAGATGATATTCGGGTTTACGGGGAGCGAATCCGCCGGCCGGAAAAATGCTATTATCTCCTCAATAAGCCCAAAAATGTCATCTGCACGAATTATGACCCGCTCGGACGCCGCCAGGCCGTCGATTTAATCCCCTGCAACAAACGGATTGTCTGTGTCGGACGGCTGGACGCTGACACAACAGGGGCCCTGCTGCTGACCAATGACACAGAACTGGTCAACCGGCTCACCCACCCGAGTTTCAAAGTCCCGAAAACGTATGAAGTGGAAGTAAATGGGAGAATGGAGAGCCAGCATATCGAAAAACTAAAGAAAGGGGTCTGGCTTGCGGAAGGGAAAACGGCTGGCGCAGCTGTCAAAGTGCTTCGTCGAACCAACTTTGAAACAACATTGGAAATAACCATAAAACAAGGGCTCAATCGTCAAATTCGACGCTCCTTCGCACGGCTCGGATTTAAGGTCAAATCCTTAAAACGCATAAAAATCGGCAATCTAAGCATCAAAGGCATTCCAATCGGCGGATATAAAGAGCTGACTATCGGACACATAAAGGGACTTTTGCGAAGCTGTTCCCAGACCAAACCAACTTCGACCATTCCCCAGTCAGAAAGTCAACTGGAAGCCATCGAACCCCCTGAAACAGAGATGAAAGAATAATACTCCATTTGCCTTTCGGAGAATTATTTCCTATCTTTTAAACAACCCAGCGGGGGGATTTGCTGCATGATTTGAACTTGTAATGTGGGTACAGATTTCTTCGTTCAAGAATTCCCCTGCCTCGTTACCTCGTTTCGCCTGGTCCGGGCCGGTTTGACCCATCGCCGGTCCGGATTTTTTATGAAGGCAATCCCAGTTTGGCCAGCACCTGACCAATCCGGTCAAAATTCATCTTGTTGCAGACATCACTGGCACCCGCAGCCAAAAGCAGTTCATTGGCTTCATCTTTTGCCGAGATTCCGATAATGGGGATTTCGTATCCTGATTTTCGAATATATTTGACCAGTTCGCTGCCTTTGCAGTCCGCTAAATCGTAATCGACCATAACCACATCAAAGCCGCCTATGTCAAATTCATGCTGGGCATCCATCACCAGCGAACGAATCACCACTTCGTGTTCTTTCAGGAATGCACTCACTACGACATGGGCAAAGGTTTCATGGCTTTCTACCAGCAAGATTCGCATTGTTTGGGCCCCGCAGAATGAAATCCCTGACTGAAATAAGATTTAAAAGCTTTTTTCTAAATCCTCCAGAAGTTTTTCCCGCGTCTGCTTCCGGAAGAAAGCAACTTTCATATTTCCCCACTCTCGTTTGTCAATCATTTCGAGCTGTCCATAAAGTTCAAGAACAACCGAACGCAAATGCGTTCGCAGAATGACAATGGCACCATCCTTGACCTGCAGATTGATTTGTTTCATCAGGCTGTAAACGTCACTGGCCATATCACAATTCCTGCTCATCTCATACGGCGGATCCACGAAAACCAAATCATACATTTCCTCCTGAACCGCCGCTCCGATTTTCAGTACGTTGTAGCAAATCGTGCGGGAGGATTTGAGAAAGCCGGCTTTTGCGATATTTCTATCCAGAATCTCCACAGTTCTGCGGTCCTTCTCTATAAAAGTCACCCACTTCGCCCCCCGGCTGAGGGCCTCTAATCCGAACGAGCCGGTCCCGCAGAAAAGGTCGGCCACCACGGCATCTGCAGGCAGGTCCCACTTCATCATAATATTGAAGATGGATTCCTTGACGCGATCGGTGATGGGTCTTGTATTGTTTCCCACCGGAGAGAAAAGCCGCATTCCCCGTCGTGAACCTGCTATAATTCTCATCGAAAACCTCAATAGAAATAGGAAATACAAACTTCTATTGTAGCCGGTTTCAGCTCTTTGACAATAAAAAGGTGGAAAATGTCCGCCGCATCTTACGTACCATTGACAGAAATTCGAGAAACCCGGTATAATTTCATTTGAAATCTGACAAGGAGAGGCGGCTATGAAATTATTCGTCAGTTTGAG of Anaerohalosphaeraceae bacterium contains these proteins:
- a CDS encoding NAD(P)H-hydrate epimerase, which translates into the protein MLIHYWDGNNTNELGVMSRQEVRAFDRWAIEQMHIPGAVLMENAGRGVAECLLRNLQKKPPSRVVIFCGSGNNGGDGFVIARHLANSGVITSVILCGRPERLGTDAKLHLEIIEAMGLEIRSLERNARIHKQVKAFTETADWIVDALLGTGLEGTLSEDTAELIAAVNAAEKPILAVDIPSGLDCDEGIPLPVCIEAKGTVTFAALKRGFLQCPESRQATGDIYVASIGIKPIFWKSRQK
- a CDS encoding pseudouridine synthase codes for the protein MPKPGQQRLQRILAAAGIDSRRKCKALILEGAVTVNGQVVNQMPAFADPEKDDIRVYGERIRRPEKCYYLLNKPKNVICTNYDPLGRRQAVDLIPCNKRIVCVGRLDADTTGALLLTNDTELVNRLTHPSFKVPKTYEVEVNGRMESQHIEKLKKGVWLAEGKTAGAAVKVLRRTNFETTLEITIKQGLNRQIRRSFARLGFKVKSLKRIKIGNLSIKGIPIGGYKELTIGHIKGLLRSCSQTKPTSTIPQSESQLEAIEPPETEMKE
- a CDS encoding response regulator, whose amino-acid sequence is MRILLVESHETFAHVVVSAFLKEHEVVIRSLVMDAQHEFDIGGFDVVMVDYDLADCKGSELVKYIRKSGYEIPIIGISAKDEANELLLAAGASDVCNKMNFDRIGQVLAKLGLPS
- the rsmD gene encoding 16S rRNA (guanine(966)-N(2))-methyltransferase RsmD, producing the protein MRIIAGSRRGMRLFSPVGNNTRPITDRVKESIFNIMMKWDLPADAVVADLFCGTGSFGLEALSRGAKWVTFIEKDRRTVEILDRNIAKAGFLKSSRTICYNVLKIGAAVQEEMYDLVFVDPPYEMSRNCDMASDVYSLMKQINLQVKDGAIVILRTHLRSVVLELYGQLEMIDKREWGNMKVAFFRKQTREKLLEDLEKSF